The following nucleotide sequence is from Salvia splendens isolate huo1 chromosome 2, SspV2, whole genome shotgun sequence.
GCCATACATTCCAGGATTCCCATTGCATTGGAATTCCTTGATGTTGATTTGCATTACTTGTTAGTTATTAAGAGATTCATTTGTTGCAGTTGGACAATCTGTGGAGGTATAGAAGAAAGCTGAAAGAGCAAAAGCTTTGTCAGAATGCTAATGCTCATCAGCAACCAGGTGTGTATCTGTGAATGATACTTGGAGATGGATTCAACGTTTATGTTTATTTGAtatcttgttttctctttgctTCTATCAGTCCCCCCGAGGCTTCAGCGCTATCTGGTGATTGAGGCTAATGGTGGCTTAAACCAGCAACGCTCATCGGTATGCAGATCAGCTTATTTTCATAATCTTGAATCTAATTGTTGTGTCTGGTTTGGCCTCCTCATTCATATTTGAACATTATAATGAAAGTGATCAACAATTTCCTATCTTTTAAGAGCAAAATTTTAGTTGTAGCTAGATGGTCACACTTATGGGCATATGGTGATTTCAACATGTTCCCAGGTTGTCTGTCATAAGTGATGTGTTCGAGGAAAATGGCTTCCGTATCAGGTCTTACTCACAAGATTAACATAATCATGCTGCTTACTCTGTTTATTAATAATCTTTTCTCACTTCTATGTTTCTCTAATAACTATAAATATAGATAGCCAATTCTTGTTGAACTTAGATGGATATACACGTATCGCTGATTCTCATGAAAGACGTTCACTTTTAGTAGTGGAGCCTTAGCTATATTACATTGTTGCACCTGCAGATTTGCAATGCAGTGGCTGTTGCTGGACTGCTCAATGCTACACTTGTGATCCCTCACTTCGATGTTCATAATGTCTGGAAAGACCCGAGGTATTTTCATaacgcctcctcctcttcttctaaAAACCCAACACTCGAGTGAGTTATGAAAAGAGCAACGTGCAATAACCTTGGTTGCTTCCTATATGAGAAATAGATTGGTGGAGGTTTTTCTGTTCTCGTACACCAGGGATCATTTGATGTTTCGTCGGATGAAACTGCTATCTGATTAGTGAACCATATATGTGTTGCTGCACAATGTGCATCACCTCTGTACTTACTATAccatttctttctctttttgtaCTTCACAGTACGTTCGCTGATATTTATGACGAGGATCATTTCATATCCTCCCTAAAAGATTATGTTACGGTGGTTCACCACCTACCAGATGAACTGATGGAAAACTACAACTTTAGCATCAGTGCTATCCCAAGCATGAGAGTCTCAGCCTGGGCGTCTGCTCGTTATTACATGGATGAGGTTTACCCCGTCCTGCAAGAAACAAGGTACTGTGGTACTAAAATATTTTGTTACTGCCACCGTCTACATTATTTAAGTCGCTGCGTTTGTATTCACCTAATGCTATGCCCTTGATGCAGGGTTGTCCGAATCTCACCTTTTGCCAACAGATTGGCAACGAGCATTCCACCTCACATTCAGTATTTAAGATGCCTAGCAAACTATAAGTCCCTGAGGTTCTCATCAACCATAATGAATCTTGCAAAAGTAATTGGCAATCGAATGACTGACAAGAGCTCAAGCTTTGGAGGGAAGTATGTTGCAGTTCATCTTCGATTTGAAGAGGTAAACTTCACTCCAGTTTAATTTACTTATGTTTCAGTGACATCTTAAAAAGCTCAAGCCTGACCACTTCAATCGGCCTTGAAAGTAGGACATGGTGGCTTTCTCATGCTGTGAATACGACGAAGGAGAAACAGAGAAATCAGAAATGGATGCAGCGCGTAAAAGGGGCTGGGGGAAAAAGTTCACGCTCAAAAACCGGGTTTCTGAGCCTGGTTTAATCCGCGTGAATGGAAAGTGCCCAATGACACCAGTGGAGGTTGGTTTTGCTTTTAAATTCTGTGACAAGTTAGAATATCTTTACCATTTCTTAGTCGAACGAGTAGAAAAGATGATTACATATAAATGATACAAACCCCACAACCATGTTGTCAGCATAGGTTGGTTTGATGTTGAGAGGCATGGGATTTTCAAACAACACTCCCATTTATCTGGCATCGGGTAGAATATACAAGGAGGATAGATACTTGGAGCCTCTGCGAAAGATGTTTCCTCTTCTAGAGACAAAATGGTCACTTGCTACTGCAGATGAACTTGCTTCAGTAAAGGTAAAAATCATTGCTTGATGGTGTGTGAATTGCACATATACGCCTCTATGTGAATTGCACATATACACCTCTACATATGCCTCGTGTTTTGTTTTTATCACAGGGCTATTCTTCGAGGCTGGCTGCTGTCGACTATATGTTATGCTTGTATAGTGAGGTATTTGTGACCACTCAAGGTGGAAACTTCCCTCATTTTCTGATGGGCCAAAGAAGATTCATCTACAACGGGCATGCCAAGACCATCATTCCCGACAAAACCAAGCTCGTAGTCTTAATGCAGAACATGACTACTAGGTACTCAGAATTTTAGTAGCTGTCATGACAATGAGGAATTCACAGACTAAACAGATTTCATGGTTTTGTTTTCAGTTGGGACAGTTTCAAGGATGAGATGGAGACGATGTTAGCAGAAAGTGATCGTAGGAGCATAATGGTGCCTAGAGTGAAGAAGTCGACGAGAAAGGGCTCCATATATTTGAACCCTTTGCCGGAATGCAGGTGCCTGTGGGAATCACAAAACTCCACCACAATATCAGATTTCTTGTTATGACATGTATATATAAAGGCTGATGCCTATATACATGTTTCGACTGCTAAAACACCGTCTTCGTCTTCCATGACCGCAAAAGGAGAAGTGATCTTGCAAAGGGGGAGGAGTGAATGTTTAAAGGTTAAAGGTTGAAGATACGAGGTATAGACATGATCCCAGGAAATGAGTCTGATGGCTTGGTTTGTCTATTTTTCAACTGAAGAAACTGTCGAATCAACAATTTTGTATGTTGCATAGTTACTACTTAGTATTCTAAATTAGTTTGGTTGTTTATTTGTGTGTATTTAGTCTTATTTGttgagattttatttatttctatagcTCGCTAGTTATTTATAAGAATTTTAGATCTGTTGTTTAAATTGACTGATAAGAGTTCTAATGAATTCAGACACGAGTACAACTCTTGGAAGGGGGCGaaacttttactttttaaataCAGTTAATTTTTACTAAGAATGTAATCAAGTATTTTCAAAGTCCTTACAATAAAAAGTTTGCATATAATAAAGATTCAACCCTATAGGTCTATaggatagtgataaaatgcaaactctatatatagtACGAACTTCAAACTGTtcaacacagtgtaaaatttcaatattttgatgtcaacacaatgtcaaccgttgacattgtgtttacattttttgttgatgttattttgtcatctgtttaCATTTTCTAACCGTCCAAATCATactttggagtttgtacaatatagtAAGATATGACTCTTATGAATTATTAACATTCTCATAACTTATTTTTTGGAGCAAGATATAGTACTCATATGTggagataaaattgataaatttcgAAAGTTCAGATAAAATTACTGAAAAAATGTACAAATGTACGATCGTCGTGAATTCGCTtatatgaaagaaaaaaaatcattttaccCTTCAGATTCATTAAATTTCTGTTCCTagcatttaaaatattactagaATAATTATCATTTAAAACAAGAAAATTGGTCACATAGTTGCATAAGATCTTGAAAGAGAAATATTAAACACgaacttttgatttttttcttaacTTTTCGATTCGTATATAAAACGATGTCTTTTATTAAAGTAACTATTTTcgctttcttttctttcttttttattaatttaattaaacaacATTGTTTTAATTATAAGAATCGGTATAAGATATTGTTTCATACAGAATTGAGACAAttgtaaaaatttaaaacttatTGAGAAGAATTGCATAATTATTTTCCTATACTTTGGATATAATTGGACAAATTTGGCGCACGTATGTCTTTATTAAACCACAAAAATATCtcaatactcctatataaaagagaaaaaaataaaaatatgtagcATATTTGTGAAGAAGACAATGCAACCCTTCATAAATTTCCAAGTAACCCTTGTCTCTGCCAACAATCTCGAAAATGTCCGAAAGCGTGGCGAGATGAAAGTGTACGCCACGGTTTCTCTGAACGAAGAAACAAGCACCACCAAGAAAACCAACGTGGACACGGTCGGAGGCCTAAATCCACGTTGGAATTTCCCGGTGGGTCACACAATTAGCGAGTCGGCTTTCACGGGACAACAAGGAGAGGTACAAGTGGTTGTGAAGCTCTACTGCGCCGGAATACTTGGCGACAAGTGTTTGGGCGAAGTACGAATACCAATGGAGAGTCTTTTCGAGTTTTGGGTGAAGGATGTGTATGGAATGAGCTACACGGTGGCAGGAACTCGAGATGGGAGTCTCCACATTAGCTACCGCTTTGGAAATGGGTTTTACTTTAAGGAGCAAATGGATCAGAGGCAGCAGTTGGGTGGGGAGAGAGCGCTCCGGCTTGGATGGGTGGTGGTGCGCAAAGGAAGctcgttttttttaaatggtaGTGTCGATTTCAGCTCTAATTAGCTATCAACTCAATCTCAATGTATGTGTTGTTGCTCTCATTTTCTGTTGAATTCTTGTCTTGTCACTTTTTGAGATTACTAGGGCTGATAGATTCAAAGGATCTGGCGATCGATAGATAGAGTGAGAGTGAGGTGTTCTTTTGTGAGTTCTCGATGGTTGGACTTCGTTTTCTACTGATTAATATTCAGTGTGTTAGATATTCCGGTAGCTCGTGGACTAAGTCTGGGGTGGGTTGACTATGAGGAAGACTATATAGTTATGAAGCTATGCGATGACTTAGCCTTCAATCCTTGTATTTTACCGTTTTCTTCACTGTGTTCCTTAGATCTTGTGTAGATCTATTGTTATCTGCTGTTTTAGGTAATTTGATCTGTGTATTCTTGTTGTAACCTGCAATTTGTGTATCCAATCTGTTTCTTGTGAGGTTTGATCGTTGAATGCGGGTTTAATTGATTGTGGTAGATATACTTATTACAATTAGAGTGGGATACTAGTATGTGGACcgatcaaaatgacaaaatacgACACTAGACGAAAAGATTTTATAATTAGCGGCCTCGATTATTCAAGATTTTTTTGGGCAATTTGCCAGAAAAACCATATAATTTGGTTAAATTCTAATTCGTATAgtaacttaaatttaaaatcagTCAGAGAAACTATGAAACTTGGATTTGCACGCAAGTATACTAGCACAATGAAGAATTTCAGTTGTCTACATGCAATATTGATGCCTTTTTCTTTTAAATAGACCAAGTCATACTAGATGCAATTTCATACAAAACTTTTGCTATGGATAACAATTCCAAATTCATGATTTTAACAGCTGAATTCTAAAGTCATGCAAAGTGTAAGAATTTGACgaaactttataatttttttggcgATATGCATATTTGTTTTTCCACGTGGCAAAGCCATCTCCATTCGTTATGACTGGAAGGAGCATCGGACAACGCCGTCAAAACCCCCGTCGAACTTCACGATGAGCGAGTCAACATCGTGGTGAAGCTCAAGTGTAAGAGAAGTCTGGGAGATAGGTTCGTTCAAGATTCCGGCGAAGGATCTTTTTGAAATGGGACTGAAATCGCGGAGTGTTTTGAGCTACCCGGGCGGATTGTGATGACAGTTATGAAGACGATGACCCAACACCTTGTGTCGAAGTGCATGATGGCGACGTTTTCTACGATGCCAGTTGATTATGTTTTCGAACAAGAGGGAGACCAAGTCCAAGACCATTGACTTATATGACGACAAATTAGTCAAGACATGATATGTGCTGTGTTTGATGTAGCTTGATTTGATTTCTTGTTATGATATTGatcacatttcatttattaGTGCTCGATCGTGATTTAAAGTAAAAATTTTGTAgagtttatttgaaataaattatttgCAACTTACTCCCTTTGTAacttttttaaaacaaataatgTCAATTTTCTACCTTCTTAGCTATCATGTACCCAAATGACCAAATGCTAGACGGGTCAAATGTCAGACACTATTGTTAAGGGTAGGAAGTGTTTTAAACAAAGGTAAATACTAGTACAATTTAggaaaaattataaactttggaattattttaaattattttatggcATTTTTCAGTGAAATAGTATTCATATGAAAGTCGAGAAAATAAGTGTGAACGTCATCACCAACGAATTAACAAtaagtttatttaaaaaaacaacattattattaatcaataatatattaaatgtaAATGATCAAAttctttaattatgaaataattGTTAATATATTCaaggggtgcgttaaaatgacaacacctcttaaagtaaCAATCATTCCTAGCCAATCAGTTGCCATGTGACAATCATAAAAAATGCTCAAGGGTAAATTTTCTCGACCAGCAATATccaatacactatacaacaatttTTCTCGGCCAACAATATCCAATACGCCAGACAACAATCTATAGATTGCTGTCTAGCGCGTTTATACTATTGCTATGTAGCGTTTATAATATTGTTAGATACATGGTGTCACAGTTtcactttaagaggtgttgtcattttaacacaaacctatatccaagttttataatttttttataacttGTCCTTAGAGATAAGAATGAATTAATTGAATCTCACAATCAAacaatttacataaaattataCCAAAACACCAATTCCCAAAGTCCGGTGCCCAAGATTCACCCCAAACGAAGCCGCGTGGACTTATAAATTTTGTacatgtggatattatgtgtaAACGTACATAATTAATCTCTATGTACTAATTAAACATTCAATTATGTGATCACTTAAATGTTACTTTTCACATTCATCAATACATGCCCTAGTCCATCCTTTTAGTGGAATTTGAATTCTAAAAATTTGTATTACAGGACATCAGATTATGAGATCGTAACATTTGATGTCCTAAAGAGACACCAAATTTTGATcgagaaaatgaaatactcGTATGTCACATTATCTATTCGGAAAAATCCTATGCCattcaatttaaattttcaataaaaaaaacaatcaaCCGTCACaaccaaattaaatttataacacTCTCATTTTGTGTTCAAACTTGAGAGCGAGTGAGATCTTTGTTGCAAATACACGAAAATGATGGAGAATAAGGAGACAGAGAAAGGATTATGCCGGAATTCGTACCTAAAAATTAGCTAAAAAGAACTATATCTTCTatgaataaaaaacaaatatccacatcactaaccGGCCAAAACCTTATTATAATACACAAAACTAGTTAGTTCAACCAATGtgttaatttaattaaacaattatcAAAATTCATGCCGATTTTCAAGGGCCAACATTTTCACCACTTCACCTTCCTCCTTcctttatatataaaaaaaacaactcAACTATTCTAGCTCtgcaaacaaacaaacaataaTGGAGTGCAGAAAACTTGAAATAACTCTTGTCTCAGCCCAAAATCTCCCCAATGTCCGAAACACCGGCCGCATGAAAGTCTACGCCAAGCTCTCTCTCAAGGGAGACTCCAAAACCACCCGGAAAAGCCACGTGGACTACGAGTCGGAGACGAACCCGAGGTGGAACTTCGTCTCCGACTACACAGTCAGTGAGGAGACCGTGAGGCAGCCGGGCGTGAGCCTCGTGGTGAGGCTGATGTGCAAGAGGACGCTGGGGGATAGGCTCGTCGGAAAAGTGAAGATTCCGGTGAAGAGCTTGTTTGACATGGGGCGGATGTCGAGGAAGATTCTGAGCTACGAGGTGGCGGGGACGCCGGAGGGGCGGCTGAATCTGTTGTACAGCTTTAGCGAGACGATGATTGTCAGGCAGCCGTCGCCCGGGTGGAAGACGGCGTTTGAGGCCGTAGGGTTCTTGGTGCTGGTTGGAGGAGCGATGCTCCTCCTCAGCGGTGAGTCTGATCACGACGATGGCGATGATCGGAGGCCCTCTCGGGGTTCCtcggatgaggaggaggaagacGAGGTTTTTTATGACGCTTGTTGATGTCGTAAAACGATGAAGTTTGAACcctagattttaaaaaaaagtgtttACAGTTTGaatatttaagaaaatgacAATTAAAATTGTTGATTCACTAGGTTATTAGGGATTGTACAGTTCAGATCTTGAAAAAATGTGCTTTGGAATAAGTGTTTTGCATGGATTGAAAATCTTTTATTCGATTAGATCTGGTCTTGTTGCAtagtttatgatatttattcATCAACTTACACGAAGTCATGAGCAAATAGGGTTATAGGTATGGTAACTTTGCGTACTCAACATTGCCAATTTCTCAAGCAAAGGTAATTTTAAGGTTTGATTATTTAATGAAGGGGTATTAGTCCAAATCACAAACTCTTGCCAAAATTTAGTTTTCCCACAAAAGTTAGAGTTGGCAGTATAAATCATGAACTTAGGCTGTGTAGTGATTTTTTCTCGAAATCAGTTTTTTCTCCTGACTTATGAGAAATTCAATATTCACAAGGGAACGGACCTTCATATTTTTTTCTGACCAAATTTTAATCTCTATGGAAATATCAAATTACGCCATACTGTCATTTAAGGGACCAATAGCCTTATTTGTAATTAATTCTTTATCATTCCTAACACAAAATTTCTTGTTTTAAACtgtattaattttacattttattttcttgttacaTCAAATTTgtgtaataaaatattttatgtatttactactccctccgcccgCTAATAGATGTCCCTGTTTTACCGACTTGGGTTATAAGTTGTTTgactttaaaaaaatagtagaatGAGTTATTGAAATGTGAGGTCCacttactaaaaatagtaaaaatgaaatgagacatttgtTGTTGGACGAACAAAAATGGGACATTTAATGgcagacggatggagtataagatTTCATGTCCAAGTAATCATATTCATTCATCTAACTAATACTGCTATTATTTGCCAAATAGTAATATTTAGTGTGTGGGCAAATATTTTAAATACGAGATTTAGTATGTTCACTAGTTCACAAAATCACAAACATTTACCTAATTTATATTTCTCATAAACTTAAAATACAGTTAAAAATCGAGAACTTATACCTTGTAGTGAATTTTCTATAGTTggaaaaaaatatgattttctAGAAATTCACTACAAAATCTAAGCTTGTGATTTTTGCGACCAACTTTAAAGTTCACAGGAAATACCAAATTTCGGTCAAAGTTTATGAATATTATGTAGTGAAATTTCTAGTTTCACCTTACCTTGAACGTAATATATGCATCATATAAATTAGATAAATAAAGAGTATCGTATCAAACTGGCACAACCGAGTAGATTGAATTGAATTAAGTTGAATCTCATGATAGTTAGATTTATCTCAGTTATACTGCTTCCTTTTGTTTATTTTGCCCTATTTTTTTCCCTTGATAGCATTAAGGATCCCGGCTTGTGGGACCCCCGGTCTGTTTTCTCATGTTCTTGTTTTGgatcttagtcacttttgggATAATGATCATGTTTTGGAACATTATATTTTGATCTTATTTACGGGTTGGTggtctgcctaaacccccgCCCACAAGGGCGtctttgatttaaaaaaaaaaagaattgaatTAAGTTGAATTAGAGTTAAGCCTGTGTATgtatttcttcaatttttttcagCTCTTGGTGGTACAATTGAGTATGATCTATTTCTTGTGATCTGAATTGAATTGGATTGAATTCAGAGTTAAACCTGTGTatgtattttttcaattttttgcaGCTCTTGGTTGTACAAGAGTATGATCTAACTCATGTCACACTTCTACAAAAGTACAAACTATACCAACCATGGATCATATAGTAATTCTATATCTGACAAGTGGCCACATGActtaatatattattacattcaATTGTTCTCTTTTATCCAGTTGTATTCCTAGACCTATCATCCACAAGTAAGACAGCATCTTGTGTAGAAGTCAAACTAAAGTTCAAATAGAAAATGACCAACTAGGTCTTGTGGGCAAAGAGAGAAATTAGTTATGAATAGATCCAGTTGTGAAAT
It contains:
- the LOC121760441 gene encoding O-fucosyltransferase 10-like; the protein is MALTYTTESAATGSRCRRRLHLHCKHRQKGVVCFFYAGIFYKRYLLFLTILYITGLITCAGPLLTLLHPPPQPPPGSLYRSQELFLKLWPEIQSDNSSTVELDNLWRYRRKLKEQKLCQNANAHQQPVPPRLQRYLVIEANGGLNQQRSSICNAVAVAGLLNATLVIPHFDVHNVWKDPSTFADIYDEDHFISSLKDYVTVVHHLPDELMENYNFSISAIPSMRVSAWASARYYMDEVYPVLQETRVVRISPFANRLATSIPPHIQYLRCLANYKSLRFSSTIMNLAKVIGNRMTDKSSSFGGKYVAVHLRFEEDMVAFSCCEYDEGETEKSEMDAARKRGWGKKFTLKNRVSEPGLIRVNGKCPMTPVEVGLMLRGMGFSNNTPIYLASGRIYKEDRYLEPLRKMFPLLETKWSLATADELASVKGYSSRLAAVDYMLCLYSEVFVTTQGGNFPHFLMGQRRFIYNGHAKTIIPDKTKLVVLMQNMTTSWDSFKDEMETMLAESDRRSIMVPRVKKSTRKGSIYLNPLPECRCLWESQNSTTISDFLL
- the LOC121772401 gene encoding protein SRC2 homolog, with the translated sequence MECRKLEITLVSAQNLPNVRNTGRMKVYAKLSLKGDSKTTRKSHVDYESETNPRWNFVSDYTVSEETVRQPGVSLVVRLMCKRTLGDRLVGKVKIPVKSLFDMGRMSRKILSYEVAGTPEGRLNLLYSFSETMIVRQPSPGWKTAFEAVGFLVLVGGAMLLLSGESDHDDGDDRRPSRGSSDEEEEDEVFYDAC